From Candidatus Beckwithbacteria bacterium:
GATCTCCTTTGAAGAAGGGTTTTCTGTCATGTTTAAACGTTAAATTCTAACTACTTTGATTCCATTCTGTTTTAATAAAGCGGCAAATACTCCATCGCCATTTTTAAGACCCTTGCCATTATAAATCTCACCACTCCCACATGAAGGGCTTTTTTCGCGTAAATAAGCTACTGATACATTATTTTCTCTAGCTATTCTAAGAGCATTTTTTGCTCCCTTGATAAATTGTTGCGAGTAATCAATACCATCTTCCCCCATCACCTTGGCTTTTTTTTGCAAGACATCATACCCATCTCCACCTACAATTTGACAAGGACTTCTTGGAATAGGAAAACCACCCAATAATTCCGGACAAACAATAATTAGTTCTTTTTTTTCTAAAAGTTTAATTATTTTTTCATTTAGCTTATTACTACCATCATAACGACAATTTACTCCCACTAAGCAAGCACTAACAAGAATATTTTTTCTTTTCATAAGGTTATTGAGGGAAAACACCACTCATAAAATTTGAATCTTGTTTTAAAGACATTATTACCGCCGCATGATCCACGTCAGTTCTCTTAGGAATTTCTGTTGATAATGATATTTCTCCCGGATACATCTTTTTTAATTTACCACGCACAAAACCAGCGTGGTTTTGATGATCCATAGATATTGGATTTGTTCGTGCTGCCGCACAAGGCATTTCTTGTTTATGATGATCTGTTGGCAAACCTAATGCGGCAAGTAATAATGTAGTATCCGGAGGTAAAGTAATGACATGATTTAATGGTGAACCAATTACAATACCAGGATAATTATCTCTAAACCAAGTTTGCATTTCAGCTTGTTGAGCCTCTGATTGTTCTGGCCATTGCTGCATTGCTTGTAAATCTGTATAACCCAAAGCAACAGCTCCTGCACCTAATTGCTTTGCAGCTTGGGCCAAATGTGCTTCCATAGTAATTTTACAAGAAGAACACAATCCTGGATGGCCTAGTTTATCTCTATCTTCTAAAGAAGACCTAACTACGTGTTCACTATAAGGTCCAGAAAGATCCATATAATAATGATCTGTGTTTAAATCGATGTTTGTTTGTATACCTAAGCTTCGAATTTGCTCTACTATTTTTTCTGCCTGTTCTCTTGGCGCTTGTAAATTACCTGCAAATCCAGTTAAAGCAGTGACTAAAATAATCCGTCTACTATTATCAAACTCTAAGCTATTCAAAAGAAGTGTTAAAGCAAAAATTGAACTTGAATCTCGTCCCCCAGAATATGGAATCAAAATCGGTCCTTCGCTTTCTCTATAGAATTCTCTTAAAGCATCAAAGGCCTGGTTAAAAAGTTCTTCAGACCTCATTAGCAATGCTTTTGGATTATCAACTAGTTCTTCGGTTTGTAAAATTAATGACTCTGGTAAATTTTTTACTCTTAAACCATCAAGATAATCTTGTGAAGCCAGAAATTCTAATGCTAGAATCATTGATGTAGCTACATCAAATCCGCCAGTAACTATATCTACTTGTGGATCAGCAATAGTGATTTGATCTGAACCTTGGCTTACTAATTGCTCATTTCCCATAAATATTTCCTTATACACAAAACTCGGCACTTTAAAGCCGAGTTCTATTATTTTTTATGTTTGCCAAAGCAAGTTGTTGATGACTACCAAGTAGCCAAATAGTTTTTAATGCTTTGGTTTTGACTACAAAAAAACCCGCCAAAATCCTGCGGGTTACAAAAAAAGCTTGGTAATAATCTTTAAAGTTACCAACCATAAGTAATTGTTACACACCTAATATGCTTTGTCAAGCGTTAATTTAAAATAC
This genomic window contains:
- a CDS encoding DUF523 domain-containing protein, producing MKRKNILVSACLVGVNCRYDGSNKLNEKIIKLLEKKELIIVCPELLGGFPIPRSPCQIVGGDGYDVLQKKAKVMGEDGIDYSQQFIKGAKNALRIARENNVSVAYLREKSPSCGSGEIYNGKGLKNGDGVFAALLKQNGIKVVRI